A window of the Cicer arietinum cultivar CDC Frontier isolate Library 1 chromosome 6, Cicar.CDCFrontier_v2.0, whole genome shotgun sequence genome harbors these coding sequences:
- the LOC101506545 gene encoding F-box protein At1g61340: MTLGFESYSFGRALSRKRIVVSNNAEDSSVQIESDPVIAPLKRMCSDKFTFNCERSRLEALPQDLLVRVLCGVDHDDLKQLFNVSTTIREASEIAKQMHFEFNTPKKSTIAVRSPFEIENGFDDIEAPNAPLLLRKSKPRLNAKSLAGISVALFH, from the exons ATGACGTTAGGGTTTGAGAGTTATAGTTTTGGTCGAGCACTGAGTAGAAAGAGGATTGTAGTTTCCAACAATGCTGAAGATTCTTCTGTTCAAATTGAATCTGATCCTGTGATTGCTCCATTGAAGAGAATGTGTAGCGATAAATTCACTTTCAATTGTGAAAGGTCTCGCCTTGAAGCCCTTCCTCAGGATCTTCTT GTTAGGGTTTTGTGTGGTGTGGATCACGATGATTTGAAACAGCTTTTTAATGTCTCTACAACAATTAGAGAAGCA AGTGAGATTGCTAAGCAGATGCATTTTGAGTTCAACACACCAAAGAAAAGCACTATTGCTGTTCGTTCACCATTTGAGATTGAAAATGGATTTGATGATATCGAAGCTCCAAACGCGCCATTGTTGTTGAGGAAATCTAAGCCAAGGTTGAATGCCAAGAGTCTTGCTGGCATCTCAGTAGCTTTGTTTCATTGA
- the LOC101507105 gene encoding uncharacterized protein — MGEEEEEVEVQSQPDDVPNSNEVEEYYSWPVLRFDVPPHRTYHFHRQFTTPTNPNNFLKAVKWSPDGSSFLTSSEDNTLRLFTLPAADTVIPLNNASDEQDSYAASLVMSEGESIHDFCWYPYMSASDPVTNVFATTTRDHPIHLWDATSGQLRCTYRAYDAMDEITAAFSVAFNPAGTKIFAGYNKCIRMFDLHRPGRDFELHSTVKDKKEGQTGIISALAFSPSHTGMLAMGSYSQTTAIYREDNMELLYVLHGQEGGVTHVQFSRDGNYLYTGGRKDPYILCWDVRKAVDCVYKLYRSAENTNQRILFDIDPSGQHLGTGGQDGSVHIYDLQTGQWVSSFEAALDTVNGFSFHPFLPHAVSSSGHRRFVIPDDSNEDLCLRGRENCVSVWSFYYDSKMDDFKDDGSFNNQAGNGSFD, encoded by the exons AtgggagaagaagaagaagaggtgGAAGTGCAATCCCAACCCGATGATGTACCTAATTCCAACGAAGTCGAAGAGTACTACTCGTGGCCCGTGCTTCGTTTCGATGTCCCTCCTCATAGAACCTATCACTTCCACCGCCAGTTCACTACTCCCACtaaccctaacaatttcctCAAGGCCGTTAAATGGTCCCCCGATGGCTCCTCTTTCCTCACCTCTTCCGAAGACAACACTCTCCGCCTCTTCACACT ACCCGCCGCTGATACCGTCATTCCTCTTAATAATGCTTCCGACGAACAAG ATTCTTATGCTGCGAGTCTAGTCATGAGTGAAGGAGAGTCTATACATGATTTCTGTTGGTATCCTTACATGTCTGCATCAG ATCCGGTGACCAATGTTTTTGCCACAACTACTCGCGACCATCCCATACATCTATGGGATGCTACATCAGGCCAg TTACGCTGCACATATCGGGCATATGATGCTATGGACGAAATTACTGCTGCTTTTTCTGTCGCTTTTAATCCTGCTGGAACTAA GATATTTGCCGGATACAACAAATGTATTAGGATGTTTGATTTGCATCGCCCTGGTAGAGATTTTGAATTGCATTCAACtgtaaaagataaaaaagaagGCCAGACGG GTATTATATCTGCATTGGCTTTTTCTCCATCTCATACTGGCATGCTAGCTATGGGCTCTTATAGTCAAACTACTGCTATTTATAGGGAAGATAACATGGAGCTTTTGTATGTTTTGCATGGTCAAGAAGGAGGAGTCACACAT GTCCAGTTTTCCAGAGATGGTAATTATTTATATACCGGAGGTCGGAAG GATCCTTATATACTATGTTGGGATGTGCGCAAAGCTGTCGATTGTGTCTACAA GTTATACAGATCTGCGGAAAACACCAATCAGAGGATACTGTTTGATATAGACCCTTCTGGACAGCATCTTGGTACTGGTGGCCAG GATGGTTCCGTCCATATATATGATCTTCAAACTGGGCAGTGGGTGTCAAGTTTTGAGGCTGCATTAG ATACGGTTAACGGCTTCTCTTTCCATCCGTTTCTGCCCCATGCTGTGTCTTCCTCAGGCCATCGTAGATTTGTAATTCCAGATGATAGCAATGAAGATTTGTGTTTAAGGG GTCGTGAAAACTGTGTCTCTGTTTGGAGTTTCTATTATGATTCAAAGATGGATGACTTCAAGGACGATGGCAGTTTCAATAATCAGGCTGGAAATGGATCCTTTGACTAA
- the LOC101507425 gene encoding bifunctional riboflavin kinase/FMN phosphatase, translating into MSVAKPFRKLIKCVILDLDGTLLNTDGIVGNVLKVSLGKYGKEWDGRETLKIVGKTPFEAASAVVEDYGLPCSPIEFISEISPLFSDQWCNIKALPGANRLIKHLKRNGVPMALASNSPREGIDAKISFHDGWKDSFSVVIGGDEVRTGKPSPEIFLEAARRLSMEPSSCLVIEDSLPGVTAAKAAEMEVIAVPSLPKQSHLYTAADEVINSLLDLQLEKWGLPSFADWVEATLPIDPWYIGGPVIKGFGRGSKVLGIPTANLSTKDYSDLLSEHPSGVYFGWAGLSARGIFKMVMSIGWNPYFDNKEKTIEPWLLHDFTEDFYGEELRLVIVGYIRPEVNFPSLESLIAKIHEDRRVAERALDLPLYSCYKNDSYLRNS; encoded by the exons atgtcTGTTGCAAAGCCTTTCAGGAAGTTGATTAAATGCGTTATCCTTGATTTGGATGGCACGCTTCTCAACACAG ATGGTATAGTTGGCAACGTTTTAAAGGTTTCGTTAGGAAAGTATGGAAAAGAATGGGATGGAAGAGAAACCCTTAAAATAGTGGGGAAGACACCGTTTGAAGCTGCTTCTGCTGTTGTCGAGGATTATGGACTTCCCTGCTCCCCGATTGAATTTATTTCCGAGATTTCGCCGCTATTCTCCGATCA GTGGTGCAATATTAAAGCACTTCCTGGTGCCAATCGGTTGATCAAACATTTGAAGAGAAATGGTGTTCCAATGGCCTTGGCATCAAACTCTCCAAGGGAAGGCATTGATGCCAAAATATCCTTCCATGATG GATGGAAAGATTCTTTCTCTGTTGTAATTGGGGGAGACGAAGTTAGAACAGGGAAACCTTCCCCTGAAAT ATTCCTTGAAGCTGCTAGGAGGTTAAGCATGGAGCCTTCCAGCTGTCTTGTCATTGAAGACTCTCT ACCTGGTGTTACTGCAGCTAAGGCTGCTGAAATGGAAGTGATCGCTGTACCATCACTTCCAAAACAGTCTCATCTCTATACTGCAGCAGATGAGGTGATAAATTCCCTTCTTGATTTGCAACTTGAAAAGTGGGGTCTACCTTCATTTGCAGATT GGGTGGAGGCAACTTTGCCTATAGATCCGTGGTATATTGGTGGTCCTGTCATCAAGGGATTTGGTCGTGGGTCGAAAGTACTGGGGATTCCTACAG CAAATTTGTCAACAAAGGACTATTCAGATCTCCTTTCTGAGCATCCCTCAGGAGTTTATTTTGGTTGGGCTGGATTATCAGCAAGAGGTATTTTTAAAATGGTGATGAGCATTGGTTGGAATCCATATTTCGACAACAAAGAGAAGACTATA gAACCATGGTTGCTTCATGACTTCACTGAGGATTTCTACGGGGAAGAACTGCGGCTTGTTATAGTTGGTTACATACGTCCTGAG GTCAATTTTCCATCCCTTGAAAGCTTGATTGCTAAGATTCACGAAGACCGCAGAGTTGCTGAGAGAGCTCTTGATCTTCCCTTGTATTCATGTTATAAGAATGATTCATATTTGAGAAACTCTTAG
- the LOC101507734 gene encoding anaphase-promoting complex subunit 4 isoform X1 translates to METDEPCRVVPFQLQFDKPLASQVKIAEWNPEKDLLAMVSDDSKIMLHRFNWQRLWTITPGRCVTSLCWRPDGKAIAVGLDDGTLSLYDVENGKLLRSLKTHCASIICLNWEEDSHLITDDHGHTSKYEDRTSRFFPPAPKVPRMPGLVSGDNGFMDDGEDSFQELSNSSHQRFNVLCSGDKDGNICFSIFGIFPIGKTNIHNLTFPTSSDGAERTKRLLNASIHKVALSKDLCRLIVMCSGDLVDDLGEIHMAGHNEHGLHCLAMNTAIFWNRKNELHQVAQQASNIEDLTEVVRASLSVMSRQWSDAMHTYQEKFSSLSTLIMDHGLDSSPQEEFMSLLGGARTSPPVHQFLVNTLGEVGVKRISKVLCGAGKELQRIVLEHLQPAAEVIGFRMGELRGLSRWRARYHGIGLDEPLISNATEKAGMLLVQVERFMRVLSSVLQQYSNFFNWLLKCIKLLMSEPSDQLLPYNSELVIIFLKFLYEQDPVKQLLEISEADYDVEIDLETAERVRELVQFGGFSDTEYLRRTLAKEFQQLELSFKEAFQMPFTTISRKILCEDLLPLFPLPSLPKASTLMQIPTSISYYEDSSSSSSSPFTGQHQVIDYISFQVPDESFSDIVNCICIVRGFMNDSDCLKKGYSTMEAVLLCVPVDYQCVDLSLYKDSQIVLLLNKATNSSENAGDGCMIILQASDLPFVSISRSAYIHVWRLQELKDSVAYLHIEDEKARTIPHSVIAPLAVSASRGVACVFAARKRALVYILEEDEDEVSDAE, encoded by the exons ATGGAAACAGATGAGCCATGTCGAGTGGTCCCTTTTCAGCTTCAATTCGATAAACCCCTTGCTTCTCAG GTTAAAATCGCCGAGTGGAATCCTGAGAAGGATTTGCTTGCTATGGTTTCTGATGACTCTAAGATCATGCTCCATCGTTTCAATTGGCAACGCTTGTGGACCATAACTCCAG GAAGATGCGTAACGTCCTTGTGTTGGCGTCCTGATGGCAAGGCAATTGCTGTGGGGCTTGATGACGGGACATTGTCACTGTATGATGTTGAA AACGGGAAGTTGTTGAGAAGCTTAAAAACACACTGTGCTTCCATCATATGTCTCAACTGGGAGGAGGACAGTCACCTAATTACA GATGACCATGGTCACACTTCAAAGTACGAAGATAGAACCTCCCGTTTCTTTCCTCCCGCTCCAAAAGTTCCTCGAATGCCAGGATTGGTATCTGGGGATAATGGCTTCATGGATGATGGTGAAGATTCATTTCAGGAGCTGTCAAATTCTTCTCACCAACGATTCAACGTCTTATGTAGTGGAGACAAAGATGGGAATATATGTTTTAGTATATTTGGCATCTTCCCTATAGGGAAAACT AACATACACAACCTCACTTTTCCTACTTCTAGTGATGGTGCAGAAAGAACTAAAAGACTATTGAATGCTTCTATACACAAG GTTGCTTTATCAAAAGATCTTTGTCGTTTGATAGTCATGTGCTCAGGAGACCTTGTTGATGATTTGGGAGAAATTCACATGGCTGGGCATAATGAACATGGTTTGCATTGCTTAGCCATGAACACAGCTATATTTTGGAATAG GAAAAATGAGCTCCATCAGGTAGCTCAGCAAGCTTCTAACATTGAGGATTTGACTGAGGTTGTTAGGGCATCATTATCAGTCATGTCTAGGCAGTGGTCTGATGCCATGCACACATATCAGGAGAAGTTCAGCTCTTTGTCTACTCTGATTATGGATCACG GTCTTGATTCCTCTCCCCAAGAAGAGTTTATGAGCCTTTTAGGCGGTGCAAGGACTAGTCCACCAgttcatcaatttcttgttAACACTCTTGGTGAAGTG GGTGTCAAGCGCATTTCAAAGGTTCTTTGCGGTGCTGGCAAAGAACTTCAACGTATTGTCTTGGAGCACCTCCAG CCCGCTGCAGAAGTTATTGGATTCAGAATGGGAGAACTAAGAGGGCTTTCAAGATGGCGTGCACGATATCATGGCATTGGCTTGGATGAACCACTCATTAGCAATGCAACAGAAAAGGCTGGTATGCTACTTGTACAAGTTGAACGATTTATGAGGGTTCTTTCATCTGTCTTGCAGCAG TATTCAAACTTCTTCAACTGGCTATTAAAGTGTATAAAATTACTCATGTCAGAACCAAGCGACCAGCTTCTACCATATAACAG TGAACTTGTTATTATATTTCTGAAGTTTCTGTATGAACAAGATCCAGTTAAGCAACTGCTGGAAATATCAGAAGCAGATTATGATGTTGAAATTgattt GGAGACAGCGGAAAGAGTTAGAGAATTAGTTCAGTTTGGGGGTTTTTCTGACACTGAATATCTAAGGAGAACTTTGGCTAAAGAATTTCAACAGTTGGAGTTAAG CTTTAAAGAGGCCTTTCAAATGCCTTTTACGACAATCTCTAGAAAGATACTTTGTGAGGATTTATTACCTCTGTTTCCTCTTCCGTCTTTGCCAAAAGCATCAACGTTGATGCAAATTCCCACTTCAATATCATATTATGAG GATTCCTCCAGTAGTTCTTCGTCACCTTTCACTGGTCAACATCAAGTTATTGATTACATATCTTTTCAAGTACCTGATGAGTCTTTCTCAGATATTGTAAATTGTATATGCATAGTTAGAGGATTTATGAATGACTCAGACTGTCTAAAGAAGGGGTATAGCACTATGGAAGCTGTGCTGTTATGTGTTCCCGTTGATTATCAGTGTGTAGATCTGTCATTATATAAG GATAGTCAAATTGTCTTGCTACTAAACAAAGCTACTAATTCATCAGAAAATGCTGGAGATGGTTGTATGATAATTCTGCAAGCAAGTGATCTCCCATTTGTCTCTATATCAAGATCTGCATATATACACGTTTGGAGGTTACAAGAACTGAAG
- the LOC101507734 gene encoding anaphase-promoting complex subunit 4 isoform X3, whose amino-acid sequence MARQLLWGLMTGHCHCMMLKWNGKLLRSLKTHCASIICLNWEEDSHLITDDHGHTSKYEDRTSRFFPPAPKVPRMPGLVSGDNGFMDDGEDSFQELSNSSHQRFNVLCSGDKDGNICFSIFGIFPIGKTNIHNLTFPTSSDGAERTKRLLNASIHKVALSKDLCRLIVMCSGDLVDDLGEIHMAGHNEHGLHCLAMNTAIFWNRKNELHQVAQQASNIEDLTEVVRASLSVMSRQWSDAMHTYQEKFSSLSTLIMDHGLDSSPQEEFMSLLGGARTSPPVHQFLVNTLGEVGVKRISKVLCGAGKELQRIVLEHLQPAAEVIGFRMGELRGLSRWRARYHGIGLDEPLISNATEKAGMLLVQVERFMRVLSSVLQQYSNFFNWLLKCIKLLMSEPSDQLLPYNSELVIIFLKFLYEQDPVKQLLEISEADYDVEIDLETAERVRELVQFGGFSDTEYLRRTLAKEFQQLELSFKEAFQMPFTTISRKILCEDLLPLFPLPSLPKASTLMQIPTSISYYEDSSSSSSSPFTGQHQVIDYISFQVPDESFSDIVNCICIVRGFMNDSDCLKKGYSTMEAVLLCVPVDYQCVDLSLYKDSQIVLLLNKATNSSENAGDGCMIILQASDLPFVSISRSAYIHVWRLQELKDSVAYLHIEDEKARTIPHSVIAPLAVSASRGVACVFAARKRALVYILEEDEDEVSDAE is encoded by the exons ATGGCAAGGCAATTGCTGTGGGGCTTGATGACGGGACATTGTCACTGTATGATGTTGAAGTGG AACGGGAAGTTGTTGAGAAGCTTAAAAACACACTGTGCTTCCATCATATGTCTCAACTGGGAGGAGGACAGTCACCTAATTACA GATGACCATGGTCACACTTCAAAGTACGAAGATAGAACCTCCCGTTTCTTTCCTCCCGCTCCAAAAGTTCCTCGAATGCCAGGATTGGTATCTGGGGATAATGGCTTCATGGATGATGGTGAAGATTCATTTCAGGAGCTGTCAAATTCTTCTCACCAACGATTCAACGTCTTATGTAGTGGAGACAAAGATGGGAATATATGTTTTAGTATATTTGGCATCTTCCCTATAGGGAAAACT AACATACACAACCTCACTTTTCCTACTTCTAGTGATGGTGCAGAAAGAACTAAAAGACTATTGAATGCTTCTATACACAAG GTTGCTTTATCAAAAGATCTTTGTCGTTTGATAGTCATGTGCTCAGGAGACCTTGTTGATGATTTGGGAGAAATTCACATGGCTGGGCATAATGAACATGGTTTGCATTGCTTAGCCATGAACACAGCTATATTTTGGAATAG GAAAAATGAGCTCCATCAGGTAGCTCAGCAAGCTTCTAACATTGAGGATTTGACTGAGGTTGTTAGGGCATCATTATCAGTCATGTCTAGGCAGTGGTCTGATGCCATGCACACATATCAGGAGAAGTTCAGCTCTTTGTCTACTCTGATTATGGATCACG GTCTTGATTCCTCTCCCCAAGAAGAGTTTATGAGCCTTTTAGGCGGTGCAAGGACTAGTCCACCAgttcatcaatttcttgttAACACTCTTGGTGAAGTG GGTGTCAAGCGCATTTCAAAGGTTCTTTGCGGTGCTGGCAAAGAACTTCAACGTATTGTCTTGGAGCACCTCCAG CCCGCTGCAGAAGTTATTGGATTCAGAATGGGAGAACTAAGAGGGCTTTCAAGATGGCGTGCACGATATCATGGCATTGGCTTGGATGAACCACTCATTAGCAATGCAACAGAAAAGGCTGGTATGCTACTTGTACAAGTTGAACGATTTATGAGGGTTCTTTCATCTGTCTTGCAGCAG TATTCAAACTTCTTCAACTGGCTATTAAAGTGTATAAAATTACTCATGTCAGAACCAAGCGACCAGCTTCTACCATATAACAG TGAACTTGTTATTATATTTCTGAAGTTTCTGTATGAACAAGATCCAGTTAAGCAACTGCTGGAAATATCAGAAGCAGATTATGATGTTGAAATTgattt GGAGACAGCGGAAAGAGTTAGAGAATTAGTTCAGTTTGGGGGTTTTTCTGACACTGAATATCTAAGGAGAACTTTGGCTAAAGAATTTCAACAGTTGGAGTTAAG CTTTAAAGAGGCCTTTCAAATGCCTTTTACGACAATCTCTAGAAAGATACTTTGTGAGGATTTATTACCTCTGTTTCCTCTTCCGTCTTTGCCAAAAGCATCAACGTTGATGCAAATTCCCACTTCAATATCATATTATGAG GATTCCTCCAGTAGTTCTTCGTCACCTTTCACTGGTCAACATCAAGTTATTGATTACATATCTTTTCAAGTACCTGATGAGTCTTTCTCAGATATTGTAAATTGTATATGCATAGTTAGAGGATTTATGAATGACTCAGACTGTCTAAAGAAGGGGTATAGCACTATGGAAGCTGTGCTGTTATGTGTTCCCGTTGATTATCAGTGTGTAGATCTGTCATTATATAAG GATAGTCAAATTGTCTTGCTACTAAACAAAGCTACTAATTCATCAGAAAATGCTGGAGATGGTTGTATGATAATTCTGCAAGCAAGTGATCTCCCATTTGTCTCTATATCAAGATCTGCATATATACACGTTTGGAGGTTACAAGAACTGAAG
- the LOC101507734 gene encoding anaphase-promoting complex subunit 4 isoform X2 — protein MLGKFKGKQVFLEFLRDHRLTINSENGKLLRSLKTHCASIICLNWEEDSHLITDDHGHTSKYEDRTSRFFPPAPKVPRMPGLVSGDNGFMDDGEDSFQELSNSSHQRFNVLCSGDKDGNICFSIFGIFPIGKTNIHNLTFPTSSDGAERTKRLLNASIHKVALSKDLCRLIVMCSGDLVDDLGEIHMAGHNEHGLHCLAMNTAIFWNRKNELHQVAQQASNIEDLTEVVRASLSVMSRQWSDAMHTYQEKFSSLSTLIMDHGLDSSPQEEFMSLLGGARTSPPVHQFLVNTLGEVGVKRISKVLCGAGKELQRIVLEHLQPAAEVIGFRMGELRGLSRWRARYHGIGLDEPLISNATEKAGMLLVQVERFMRVLSSVLQQYSNFFNWLLKCIKLLMSEPSDQLLPYNSELVIIFLKFLYEQDPVKQLLEISEADYDVEIDLETAERVRELVQFGGFSDTEYLRRTLAKEFQQLELSFKEAFQMPFTTISRKILCEDLLPLFPLPSLPKASTLMQIPTSISYYEDSSSSSSSPFTGQHQVIDYISFQVPDESFSDIVNCICIVRGFMNDSDCLKKGYSTMEAVLLCVPVDYQCVDLSLYKDSQIVLLLNKATNSSENAGDGCMIILQASDLPFVSISRSAYIHVWRLQELKDSVAYLHIEDEKARTIPHSVIAPLAVSASRGVACVFAARKRALVYILEEDEDEVSDAE, from the exons ATGCTCGGGAAATTTAAAGGGAAACAAGTATTTTTGGAGTTTTTAAGAGATCATAGACTGACTATTAATTCTGAG AACGGGAAGTTGTTGAGAAGCTTAAAAACACACTGTGCTTCCATCATATGTCTCAACTGGGAGGAGGACAGTCACCTAATTACA GATGACCATGGTCACACTTCAAAGTACGAAGATAGAACCTCCCGTTTCTTTCCTCCCGCTCCAAAAGTTCCTCGAATGCCAGGATTGGTATCTGGGGATAATGGCTTCATGGATGATGGTGAAGATTCATTTCAGGAGCTGTCAAATTCTTCTCACCAACGATTCAACGTCTTATGTAGTGGAGACAAAGATGGGAATATATGTTTTAGTATATTTGGCATCTTCCCTATAGGGAAAACT AACATACACAACCTCACTTTTCCTACTTCTAGTGATGGTGCAGAAAGAACTAAAAGACTATTGAATGCTTCTATACACAAG GTTGCTTTATCAAAAGATCTTTGTCGTTTGATAGTCATGTGCTCAGGAGACCTTGTTGATGATTTGGGAGAAATTCACATGGCTGGGCATAATGAACATGGTTTGCATTGCTTAGCCATGAACACAGCTATATTTTGGAATAG GAAAAATGAGCTCCATCAGGTAGCTCAGCAAGCTTCTAACATTGAGGATTTGACTGAGGTTGTTAGGGCATCATTATCAGTCATGTCTAGGCAGTGGTCTGATGCCATGCACACATATCAGGAGAAGTTCAGCTCTTTGTCTACTCTGATTATGGATCACG GTCTTGATTCCTCTCCCCAAGAAGAGTTTATGAGCCTTTTAGGCGGTGCAAGGACTAGTCCACCAgttcatcaatttcttgttAACACTCTTGGTGAAGTG GGTGTCAAGCGCATTTCAAAGGTTCTTTGCGGTGCTGGCAAAGAACTTCAACGTATTGTCTTGGAGCACCTCCAG CCCGCTGCAGAAGTTATTGGATTCAGAATGGGAGAACTAAGAGGGCTTTCAAGATGGCGTGCACGATATCATGGCATTGGCTTGGATGAACCACTCATTAGCAATGCAACAGAAAAGGCTGGTATGCTACTTGTACAAGTTGAACGATTTATGAGGGTTCTTTCATCTGTCTTGCAGCAG TATTCAAACTTCTTCAACTGGCTATTAAAGTGTATAAAATTACTCATGTCAGAACCAAGCGACCAGCTTCTACCATATAACAG TGAACTTGTTATTATATTTCTGAAGTTTCTGTATGAACAAGATCCAGTTAAGCAACTGCTGGAAATATCAGAAGCAGATTATGATGTTGAAATTgattt GGAGACAGCGGAAAGAGTTAGAGAATTAGTTCAGTTTGGGGGTTTTTCTGACACTGAATATCTAAGGAGAACTTTGGCTAAAGAATTTCAACAGTTGGAGTTAAG CTTTAAAGAGGCCTTTCAAATGCCTTTTACGACAATCTCTAGAAAGATACTTTGTGAGGATTTATTACCTCTGTTTCCTCTTCCGTCTTTGCCAAAAGCATCAACGTTGATGCAAATTCCCACTTCAATATCATATTATGAG GATTCCTCCAGTAGTTCTTCGTCACCTTTCACTGGTCAACATCAAGTTATTGATTACATATCTTTTCAAGTACCTGATGAGTCTTTCTCAGATATTGTAAATTGTATATGCATAGTTAGAGGATTTATGAATGACTCAGACTGTCTAAAGAAGGGGTATAGCACTATGGAAGCTGTGCTGTTATGTGTTCCCGTTGATTATCAGTGTGTAGATCTGTCATTATATAAG GATAGTCAAATTGTCTTGCTACTAAACAAAGCTACTAATTCATCAGAAAATGCTGGAGATGGTTGTATGATAATTCTGCAAGCAAGTGATCTCCCATTTGTCTCTATATCAAGATCTGCATATATACACGTTTGGAGGTTACAAGAACTGAAG